A stretch of the Aegilops tauschii subsp. strangulata cultivar AL8/78 chromosome 4, Aet v6.0, whole genome shotgun sequence genome encodes the following:
- the LOC109785292 gene encoding gibberellin 2-beta-dioxygenase 6-like translates to MAAFHENGTTDPPLADSYRTLLRRDELRGGLARESLAVLEHDLPMIDLKRLMSRDVRERNVCADAMASAASEWGFFQVTNHGVSRELLEEMRREQTRLFHQPFDIKEKPRLLNGSYRWGNPMATSLRQLSWSEAFHVPLASISEEDDCEHAELSSLRGVMQEVADAMSRVADTVTGTLAKNLGHAGSTTFPAAAGCDGTTCFLRLNRYPACPFAADTLGMVPHTDSDFLTVLCQDQVGGLELMKDSHWVAVKPHADALIVNVGDLFQAWSNNRYKSVEHRVVANSKAERFSVAYFMCPSWDSLVGTCAEPSPYKPFTFGEYRRKVQDDVTQTGKKIGLPNFLKGCTVDSLTE, encoded by the exons ATGGCGGCCTTCCACGAGAACGGCACCACCGACCCGCCTCTGGCAGACAGCTATCGCACGCTGCTCCGCAgagacgagctccgcggcgggcTGGCGCGGGAGAGCCTGGCCGTGCTGGAGCACGACCTGCCAATGATCGACTTGAAGCGCCTGATGAGCCGCGACGTGAGGGAGAGGAACGTGTGTGCGGACGCCATGGCGAGCGCGGCGTCGGAGTGGGGCTTCTTCCAGGTGACCAACCACGGCGTGAGCCGGGAGCTCCTGGAGGAGATGAGGCGGGAGCAGACGCGGCTATTTCACCAGCCGTTCGATATCAAGGAGAAGCCCAGACTCCTCAACGGCTCGTACCGGTGGGGCAACCCGATGGCGACGTCGCTCCGCCAGCTCTCCTGGTCGGAGGCCTTCCACGTTCCGCTCGCTAGCATCTCGGAGGAAGACGACTGCGAGCACGCGGAGCTCAGCTCCTTGAG GGGAGTGATGCAGGAGGTGGCGGATGCGATGTCGCGGGTGGCGGACACGGTGACCGGGACGCTGGCGAAGAACCTCGGGCACGCCGGGTCGACGACGTTCCCCGCGGCCGCAGGGTGCGACGGGACGACGTGCTTCCTGCGGCTGAACAGGTACCCGGCGTGCCCGTTCGCGGCGGACACGCTCGGCATGGTGCCGCACACGGACAGCGACTTCCTCACCGTCCTCTGCCAAGACCAGGTTGGAGGCCTTGAGCTCATGAAGGACTCCCACTGGGTCGCCGTGAAGCCCCACGCCGACGCGCTCATTGTCAACGTCGGTGATTTGTTCCAG GCGTGGAGCAACAACAGGTACAAGAGCGTGGAGCACAGGGTGGTGGCCAACTCCAAGGCGGAGCGCTTCTCCGTCGCCTACTTCATGTGCCCGTCGTGGGACTCGCTCGTCGGCACATGCGCCGAGCCATCGCCGTACAAGCCGTTTACCTTCGGGGAGTACAGGCGCAAGGTGCAGGATGATGTCACGCAAACGGGCAAGAAGATTGGTCTCCCCAACTTTCTCAAAGGTTGTACCGTTGACAGCCTGACTGAATGA